In a single window of the Gossypium hirsutum isolate 1008001.06 chromosome D02, Gossypium_hirsutum_v2.1, whole genome shotgun sequence genome:
- the LOC107909836 gene encoding ELMO domain-containing protein A isoform X3, translating into MKGSTLTSHPNSFVSKLQEERLNRLRHRMKVYFDGSRPDHQEALRALWSATYAGKELHGLISDQWKEMGWQGRDPSTDFRGAGFISLENLLFFAKTFSTSFQCLLKKQGGNRSTWEYPFAVAGVNITFMIMQMLDLDASVKPRTFIRSVFLQMLSENEWAFDLLYCVAFVVMDKQWLEKNATYMEFNEVLKSTRTQLERELLMDDVLRIEDMPSFTLLC; encoded by the exons ATGAAGGGATCTACTTTAACATCACACCCAAACAG TTTCGTTAGCAAATTGCAGGAGGAAAGGTTGAATAGGTTGAGGCACCGTATGAAGGTGTACTTCGATGGTTCCAGGCCTGATCACCAG GAAGCTCTAAGAGCACTATGGTCTGCTACATACGCTGGAAAGGAACTCCATGGCTTGATATCCGATCAGTGGAAAGAAATGGGATGGCAGGGAAGGGATCCATCTACTGATTTCAG AGGTGCTGGATTCATTTCATTGGAGAACCTGTTATTTTTTGCCAAGACATTCTCG ACATCATTTCAATGTTTATTAAAAAAGCAAGGAGGAAATCGATCTACATGGGAGTATCCGTTTGCTGTTGCTGGCGTAAATATCACATTCATGATCATGCAAATGCTTGACCTTGATGCCT CAGTGAAACCTAGGACATTTATCCGATCAGTTTTCTTACAGATGTTATCAG AAAATGAATGGGCATTCGACTTGCTATACTGCGTGGCATTCGTGGTAATGGACAAGCAATGGCTGGAGAAAAATGCCACGTACATGGAGTTCAAT GAAGTATTGAAATCGACAAGGACTCAGCTGGAAAGAGAACTTCTAATGGATGATGTGTTGCGGATTGAAGACATGCCTTCTTTTACCCTTCTCTGTTAG
- the LOC107909836 gene encoding ELMO domain-containing protein A isoform X4, protein MKGSTLTSHPNSFVSKLQEERLNRLRHRMKVYFDGSRPDHQEALRALWSATYAGKELHGLISDQWKEMGWQGRDPSTDFRGAGFISLENLLFFAKTFSTSFQCLLKKQGGNRSTWEYPFAVAGVNITFMIMQMLDLDALKPRTFIRSVFLQMLSENEWAFDLLYCVAFVVMDKQWLEKNATYMEFNEVLKSTRTQLERELLMDDVLRIEDMPSFTLLC, encoded by the exons ATGAAGGGATCTACTTTAACATCACACCCAAACAG TTTCGTTAGCAAATTGCAGGAGGAAAGGTTGAATAGGTTGAGGCACCGTATGAAGGTGTACTTCGATGGTTCCAGGCCTGATCACCAG GAAGCTCTAAGAGCACTATGGTCTGCTACATACGCTGGAAAGGAACTCCATGGCTTGATATCCGATCAGTGGAAAGAAATGGGATGGCAGGGAAGGGATCCATCTACTGATTTCAG AGGTGCTGGATTCATTTCATTGGAGAACCTGTTATTTTTTGCCAAGACATTCTCG ACATCATTTCAATGTTTATTAAAAAAGCAAGGAGGAAATCGATCTACATGGGAGTATCCGTTTGCTGTTGCTGGCGTAAATATCACATTCATGATCATGCAAATGCTTGACCTTGATGCCT TGAAACCTAGGACATTTATCCGATCAGTTTTCTTACAGATGTTATCAG AAAATGAATGGGCATTCGACTTGCTATACTGCGTGGCATTCGTGGTAATGGACAAGCAATGGCTGGAGAAAAATGCCACGTACATGGAGTTCAAT GAAGTATTGAAATCGACAAGGACTCAGCTGGAAAGAGAACTTCTAATGGATGATGTGTTGCGGATTGAAGACATGCCTTCTTTTACCCTTCTCTGTTAG
- the LOC107909836 gene encoding ELMO domain-containing protein C isoform X1, whose amino-acid sequence MSSVVRNQGSCVAIRSLSPSSSINRCSHASASSDGATCGRPAWIGKRLTCVCFKRKGVYEGIYFNITPKQEERLNRLRHRMKVYFDGSRPDHQEALRALWSATYAGKELHGLISDQWKEMGWQGRDPSTDFRGAGFISLENLLFFAKTFSTSFQCLLKKQGGNRSTWEYPFAVAGVNITFMIMQMLDLDASVKPRTFIRSVFLQMLSENEWAFDLLYCVAFVVMDKQWLEKNATYMEFNEVLKSTRTQLERELLMDDVLRIEDMPSFTLLC is encoded by the exons ATGAGTAGTGTAGTTAGGAATCAAGGAAGCTGCGTTGCCATCCGCTCTCTCTCTCCTTCCTCTTCCATTAACCGTTGCTCTCACGCCTCTGCTTCTTCAG ATGGTGCAACGTGTGGAAGGCCAGCTTGGATTGGTAAGCGCCTAACTTGTGTTTGTTTCAAGCGAAAGGGAGTTTATGAAGGGATCTACTTTAACATCACACCCAAACAG GAGGAAAGGTTGAATAGGTTGAGGCACCGTATGAAGGTGTACTTCGATGGTTCCAGGCCTGATCACCAG GAAGCTCTAAGAGCACTATGGTCTGCTACATACGCTGGAAAGGAACTCCATGGCTTGATATCCGATCAGTGGAAAGAAATGGGATGGCAGGGAAGGGATCCATCTACTGATTTCAG AGGTGCTGGATTCATTTCATTGGAGAACCTGTTATTTTTTGCCAAGACATTCTCG ACATCATTTCAATGTTTATTAAAAAAGCAAGGAGGAAATCGATCTACATGGGAGTATCCGTTTGCTGTTGCTGGCGTAAATATCACATTCATGATCATGCAAATGCTTGACCTTGATGCCT CAGTGAAACCTAGGACATTTATCCGATCAGTTTTCTTACAGATGTTATCAG AAAATGAATGGGCATTCGACTTGCTATACTGCGTGGCATTCGTGGTAATGGACAAGCAATGGCTGGAGAAAAATGCCACGTACATGGAGTTCAAT GAAGTATTGAAATCGACAAGGACTCAGCTGGAAAGAGAACTTCTAATGGATGATGTGTTGCGGATTGAAGACATGCCTTCTTTTACCCTTCTCTGTTAG
- the LOC107909836 gene encoding ELMO domain-containing protein C isoform X2: MSSVVRNQGSCVAIRSLSPSSSINRCSHASASSDGATCGRPAWIGKRLTCVCFKRKGVYEGIYFNITPKQEERLNRLRHRMKVYFDGSRPDHQEALRALWSATYAGKELHGLISDQWKEMGWQGRDPSTDFRGAGFISLENLLFFAKTFSTSFQCLLKKQGGNRSTWEYPFAVAGVNITFMIMQMLDLDALKPRTFIRSVFLQMLSENEWAFDLLYCVAFVVMDKQWLEKNATYMEFNEVLKSTRTQLERELLMDDVLRIEDMPSFTLLC; encoded by the exons ATGAGTAGTGTAGTTAGGAATCAAGGAAGCTGCGTTGCCATCCGCTCTCTCTCTCCTTCCTCTTCCATTAACCGTTGCTCTCACGCCTCTGCTTCTTCAG ATGGTGCAACGTGTGGAAGGCCAGCTTGGATTGGTAAGCGCCTAACTTGTGTTTGTTTCAAGCGAAAGGGAGTTTATGAAGGGATCTACTTTAACATCACACCCAAACAG GAGGAAAGGTTGAATAGGTTGAGGCACCGTATGAAGGTGTACTTCGATGGTTCCAGGCCTGATCACCAG GAAGCTCTAAGAGCACTATGGTCTGCTACATACGCTGGAAAGGAACTCCATGGCTTGATATCCGATCAGTGGAAAGAAATGGGATGGCAGGGAAGGGATCCATCTACTGATTTCAG AGGTGCTGGATTCATTTCATTGGAGAACCTGTTATTTTTTGCCAAGACATTCTCG ACATCATTTCAATGTTTATTAAAAAAGCAAGGAGGAAATCGATCTACATGGGAGTATCCGTTTGCTGTTGCTGGCGTAAATATCACATTCATGATCATGCAAATGCTTGACCTTGATGCCT TGAAACCTAGGACATTTATCCGATCAGTTTTCTTACAGATGTTATCAG AAAATGAATGGGCATTCGACTTGCTATACTGCGTGGCATTCGTGGTAATGGACAAGCAATGGCTGGAGAAAAATGCCACGTACATGGAGTTCAAT GAAGTATTGAAATCGACAAGGACTCAGCTGGAAAGAGAACTTCTAATGGATGATGTGTTGCGGATTGAAGACATGCCTTCTTTTACCCTTCTCTGTTAG